In a genomic window of Leisingera caerulea DSM 24564:
- the hemW gene encoding radical SAM family heme chaperone HemW: MDDWRNGGFGLYVHWPFCQAKCPYCDFNSHVSAKIDQKLWVRTYLAELDRLSEQLSGRVLNTIFFGGGTPSLMHPETVAAVIERAREIWLFANDMEISLEANPGSVEAGRFAGYRDAGVNRVSMGIQALNDEDLRRLGRIHSVAEAKAAFDIARNCFDRVSFDLIYARQGQTLEAWKAELNEALSMAIDHVSLYQLTIEDGTAFGDRYARGKLRGLPEDDTAADMYLATQEITSAHGMAGYEVSNHAKPGAESRHNLIYWRYGDYAGIGPGAHGRLTLNGARFATETHLAPGAWIEAVNKGNGESLRELLSREDAAAEYLMMGMRLTEGLDMVRYAQLSGRPIRKSKLADLADLGMVTISEQRLRTTHKGRAVLNAVLRDLLMD; this comes from the coding sequence GTGGATGACTGGCGCAATGGGGGCTTTGGCCTCTACGTGCACTGGCCTTTTTGCCAGGCCAAATGCCCCTATTGCGACTTCAACAGTCACGTCTCCGCAAAAATAGACCAGAAGCTATGGGTTAGAACCTACTTGGCTGAGCTTGACAGGCTCTCAGAACAGCTCTCCGGCCGCGTGCTCAACACGATCTTCTTCGGCGGTGGAACTCCCTCCTTGATGCATCCGGAAACCGTTGCCGCCGTTATAGAACGGGCACGTGAAATCTGGCTTTTTGCCAATGACATGGAGATTTCTCTGGAAGCAAATCCAGGTTCCGTCGAGGCCGGCCGCTTTGCCGGTTACCGGGACGCCGGCGTCAACAGAGTCTCCATGGGTATTCAGGCTCTGAACGACGAGGACCTGCGCCGGCTCGGCCGAATCCACAGTGTCGCTGAAGCCAAGGCGGCCTTCGACATCGCCCGCAATTGCTTTGACCGGGTCAGCTTCGATCTGATCTACGCGCGTCAAGGTCAGACCCTTGAGGCTTGGAAGGCGGAGCTGAATGAGGCGCTCTCTATGGCCATCGACCACGTCTCGCTCTACCAGCTCACCATAGAAGACGGCACTGCCTTCGGTGACCGTTACGCCCGGGGAAAACTGCGCGGCCTGCCGGAAGATGATACCGCTGCGGATATGTACTTGGCCACCCAGGAGATTACCTCGGCTCATGGCATGGCCGGTTATGAGGTCTCCAACCACGCTAAGCCCGGGGCAGAGTCGCGGCACAATTTGATCTACTGGCGCTACGGAGACTATGCTGGTATCGGCCCCGGCGCCCATGGCCGCCTGACCCTGAACGGCGCCCGCTTCGCCACCGAAACCCACCTCGCCCCCGGCGCCTGGATAGAGGCAGTCAACAAGGGAAATGGAGAATCCCTGCGTGAACTCCTTTCCCGGGAAGATGCTGCGGCTGAATACCTTATGATGGGGATGAGGCTTACAGAGGGTCTGGATATGGTACGCTATGCCCAGCTTTCTGGCCGCCCCATCCGCAAAAGCAAGCTCGCAGATCTTGCGGACTTGGGTATGGTGACTATCTCTGAGCAGAGACTTCGCACGACCCACAAAGGGCGCGCAGTTTTGAATGCGGTGCTCCGCGACCTGTTGATGGATTGA
- a CDS encoding nucleotide exchange factor GrpE, whose translation MAELKNEDFLDDIADAEAEELAAQTEEIDDDALEIDALRAERDELKDRFMRALADAENARKRGDKARREAENYGGSKLARDMLPVYDNMKRAIEAATDEQREVSAALIEGVELTMRSLLGVFEKHGIRVISPEVGDKFDPQVHEAMFEAPVPGTKAGDIIQVSAEGFMLHDRLLRAAQVGVSSTPAS comes from the coding sequence ATGGCAGAGCTCAAGAACGAAGACTTCCTGGATGACATCGCCGATGCCGAAGCTGAAGAGCTTGCGGCGCAGACCGAAGAAATTGACGACGATGCGCTGGAGATCGACGCGCTGCGGGCCGAGCGGGACGAGTTGAAGGACCGGTTCATGCGGGCGCTGGCGGATGCGGAAAACGCCCGCAAGCGCGGCGACAAGGCCCGCCGCGAAGCAGAGAACTATGGCGGATCGAAGCTGGCCCGCGACATGCTGCCGGTCTACGACAACATGAAACGCGCAATCGAAGCAGCAACTGACGAGCAGCGCGAAGTGTCTGCCGCACTGATCGAAGGTGTTGAACTGACCATGCGCTCGCTGCTGGGTGTTTTCGAGAAGCACGGCATTCGGGTTATTTCGCCTGAGGTTGGCGACAAGTTCGACCCGCAGGTGCATGAAGCGATGTTTGAGGCGCCTGTGCCGGGCACCAAGGCGGGCGACATCATCCAGGTGTCGGCAGAAGGCTTCATGCTGCACGACCGTCTGCTGCGTGCGGCGCAGGTTGGCGTTTCGTCTACTCCTGCCAGCTGA
- the mutS gene encoding DNA mismatch repair protein MutS, translating into MTVTPMMAQYLEIKAAHPDALLFYRMGDFYEMFFEDAVNAAEALDIALTKRGKHNGDDIPMCGVPVQAAEGYLLTLIRKGFRVAVGEQLESPAEAKKRGSKSVVKRDVVRLVTPGTLTEDSLLEARRHNFLVSYSELRDEAALAWADISTGAFHVMPVARVRLSPELARLAPSELIVADGPAYDAARPLADEYKIPLTPLGKASFDSTAAEKRICTLFNVSALDGFGTFTRAEVSAMGALIDYLEITQKGKLPLLQPPQQEAQDRVVQIDAATRRNLELTRSLSGGRAGSLLAVIDRTVTPGGARLLEQRLSSPSRNLDTIHQRLAALDFAVENTRTAEDLRAALRKTPDLDRALSRLALERGGPRDLAAIRNGLSQAEVIAELCGGRELPALMANAIADLQGFDGLLSLLDAALVAEPPLLARDGGFIASGYDPELDEARTLRDEGRSVIAAMQTKYAEHTGVSSLKIKHNNVLGYFIETTATHADKMMSPPLNETYIHRQTTANQVRFTTVELSEIETRILNAGNRALEIEKQLYARLSGAILDAAARLNTAARGLAELDLLTALADLARGENWTRPKVDNSRAFHVQGGRHPVVEQALRQQGGETFVANDCDLTAQDGAAVWLLTGPNMAGKSTFLRQNALIALLAQMGSYVPAESAHIGVVSQLFSRVGASDDLARGRSTFMVEMVETAAILNQADDRALVILDEIGRGTATYDGLSIAWATLEHLHEVNRSRALFATHYHELTQLASKLEGVDNATVAVKEWEGEVIFLHEVRKGAADRSYGVQVAQLAGLPASVVARARDVLDMLEQGSREGGSKIQIDDLPLFAAASPPQPKAAAGPSPAEEMLANIHPDDLSPREALEMLYKLKEAAN; encoded by the coding sequence ATGACCGTAACGCCCATGATGGCGCAGTATCTGGAGATCAAAGCCGCGCATCCTGACGCGCTGCTCTTTTACCGGATGGGCGACTTCTACGAGATGTTCTTTGAGGACGCCGTAAACGCGGCAGAGGCCCTGGATATCGCGTTGACTAAACGCGGCAAGCACAACGGCGACGACATTCCGATGTGCGGCGTGCCGGTTCAAGCTGCCGAGGGCTATTTGCTGACGCTGATCCGCAAGGGCTTCCGTGTTGCAGTGGGCGAGCAGCTGGAAAGCCCGGCCGAAGCCAAAAAGCGCGGTTCCAAATCCGTCGTGAAACGCGATGTGGTGCGGCTGGTCACCCCGGGCACCCTGACTGAGGATTCTCTGCTGGAGGCGCGGCGCCACAACTTCCTGGTGTCCTATTCCGAACTGCGGGATGAGGCCGCGCTGGCCTGGGCCGATATCTCCACCGGCGCGTTTCACGTGATGCCGGTCGCGCGTGTACGGCTGTCGCCGGAACTGGCCCGTCTGGCGCCGTCAGAATTGATTGTCGCAGATGGTCCGGCCTATGACGCCGCCCGCCCGCTGGCCGATGAATACAAGATCCCGCTGACCCCGCTGGGCAAGGCGAGCTTTGACAGCACGGCAGCTGAGAAACGTATCTGTACCCTGTTTAATGTCAGCGCGCTGGACGGCTTTGGTACCTTCACCCGCGCCGAAGTCTCCGCCATGGGCGCGCTGATCGACTATCTGGAGATCACCCAAAAGGGCAAGCTGCCGCTGCTGCAGCCGCCTCAGCAGGAAGCCCAGGACCGCGTTGTGCAGATTGACGCCGCCACCCGCCGCAATCTGGAGTTGACCCGGTCCCTGTCCGGCGGCCGCGCAGGCTCTTTGCTGGCAGTAATTGACCGGACAGTGACACCCGGAGGCGCCCGGCTGCTGGAACAGCGCCTGTCCAGCCCGTCACGCAATCTGGACACCATCCATCAGCGCCTCGCAGCCCTGGATTTCGCGGTTGAGAACACCCGGACCGCCGAGGACCTGCGCGCCGCCCTGCGCAAGACGCCGGACCTTGACCGGGCGCTTTCCCGCCTTGCGTTGGAGCGCGGCGGCCCGCGCGACCTGGCGGCCATCCGCAACGGTCTGTCCCAAGCAGAGGTGATTGCGGAACTCTGCGGCGGCAGGGAACTGCCCGCGCTGATGGCCAATGCAATTGCGGATCTGCAAGGGTTCGACGGCCTGCTCTCGCTGCTTGACGCAGCCCTTGTTGCCGAGCCCCCGCTGCTGGCCCGCGACGGCGGCTTCATCGCATCAGGCTATGACCCGGAATTGGACGAGGCCCGAACGCTGCGGGATGAGGGCCGCTCGGTCATCGCCGCCATGCAAACGAAATACGCGGAGCACACCGGCGTTTCTTCGCTGAAGATCAAGCACAACAACGTGCTGGGCTATTTCATCGAAACTACCGCAACGCATGCGGACAAGATGATGTCGCCGCCGCTGAACGAAACTTACATCCACCGGCAGACCACTGCCAACCAGGTGCGGTTTACCACGGTGGAGCTAAGCGAAATCGAAACCCGGATCCTCAATGCTGGAAATCGGGCGCTGGAGATCGAAAAGCAGCTCTATGCAAGGCTATCCGGTGCCATTCTGGACGCTGCGGCGCGCCTTAACACCGCTGCCCGCGGACTGGCGGAACTGGATTTGCTGACAGCCCTGGCTGATTTGGCCCGCGGCGAGAATTGGACCCGCCCCAAGGTCGACAACAGCCGCGCGTTTCACGTGCAAGGCGGCCGCCACCCGGTGGTGGAACAAGCCCTTCGCCAGCAGGGCGGCGAGACATTTGTGGCCAACGACTGTGACCTCACTGCTCAGGACGGTGCGGCTGTCTGGCTGCTGACCGGTCCTAACATGGCCGGTAAATCGACCTTTCTGCGCCAGAACGCACTGATTGCCCTGCTCGCCCAGATGGGCAGCTACGTGCCCGCGGAAAGCGCCCATATCGGCGTCGTCAGCCAGCTGTTCAGCCGCGTCGGCGCTTCGGATGACCTAGCGCGCGGCCGGTCTACCTTCATGGTGGAAATGGTCGAAACCGCCGCCATCCTGAACCAGGCAGACGACCGCGCGCTGGTCATTCTCGACGAAATCGGCCGCGGCACCGCCACCTATGACGGCCTGTCCATTGCATGGGCCACGCTGGAACATCTGCATGAGGTGAACCGCTCCCGGGCGCTGTTTGCCACCCATTACCACGAATTGACCCAGCTCGCCTCCAAACTCGAAGGTGTAGATAACGCCACCGTCGCGGTGAAGGAGTGGGAGGGTGAAGTGATCTTTCTGCACGAGGTGCGCAAGGGCGCTGCCGACCGTTCCTATGGTGTGCAGGTCGCTCAGCTTGCTGGCCTCCCCGCGTCCGTTGTCGCCCGTGCCCGCGATGTTCTCGACATGCTGGAGCAAGGCAGCCGCGAGGGCGGGTCAAAGATACAGATCGACGATCTGCCCCTTTTTGCGGCTGCCTCGCCGCCACAGCCCAAGGCGGCGGCTGGTCCTTCGCCTGCCGAAGAAATGCTCGCAAATATCCACCCGGACGACCTGTCTCCGCGGGAAGCCCTGGAAATGCTCTACAAACTGAAAGAAGCAGCTAACTGA
- the hrcA gene encoding heat-inducible transcriptional repressor HrcA codes for MSNPNNILEDLNDRSREVFRAVVESYLESGGPVGSRTLTRSLSEKVSAATVRNVMQDLEFLGLLDSPHVSAGRVPTQLGLRMFVDGLLEVGDLNIEDREKIDATLGRNAGDVGGMLDRVGAALSGVTQGASLVLTPKHEAEIRHIEFVSLAHDRALVVLVFSDGHVENRLFTPPPGQTPSSMREAANFLNALIEGKTLSEVQRQIQKEITARRQEIDSLAHAMIESGLAVWEDDGSEQARLIVRGRANLLAEPGAAEELERIRTLFDDLERKRDIAEFLELTEDGEGVRIFIGSENKLFSLSGSSLVVSPYMNADRKIIGAVGVIGPTRLNYGRIVPIVDYTAQLVGKLLSDRS; via the coding sequence ATGAGCAATCCGAACAACATTCTGGAGGACTTGAACGACCGCTCCCGGGAGGTGTTCCGGGCGGTGGTCGAAAGCTATCTGGAAAGCGGCGGTCCAGTGGGCAGCCGCACGCTGACACGCTCGCTGAGCGAAAAGGTCAGCGCTGCAACGGTCCGTAACGTGATGCAAGACCTGGAGTTTCTGGGACTGCTGGATAGTCCGCATGTCAGCGCCGGGCGGGTGCCGACACAGCTGGGGTTGCGGATGTTTGTCGACGGTCTGCTGGAGGTTGGCGATCTCAATATTGAGGACCGGGAGAAGATCGACGCGACGCTGGGCCGCAATGCCGGCGATGTGGGCGGAATGCTGGACCGCGTCGGGGCGGCGCTGTCAGGGGTGACGCAGGGCGCGTCGCTGGTGCTGACACCCAAGCATGAAGCCGAGATCCGGCATATCGAGTTCGTCTCGCTGGCGCATGACCGGGCACTCGTGGTGCTGGTGTTCTCGGACGGGCATGTGGAAAACCGGCTGTTCACCCCGCCGCCGGGGCAAACCCCCAGCTCAATGCGGGAGGCGGCGAATTTCCTGAATGCTCTGATCGAGGGCAAGACCTTGAGCGAAGTGCAGCGGCAGATCCAAAAGGAGATCACGGCGCGGCGTCAGGAAATCGACAGCCTGGCACACGCGATGATTGAAAGCGGCCTGGCGGTTTGGGAGGATGACGGCAGCGAGCAGGCCCGGTTGATCGTGCGCGGCCGGGCGAATCTGCTGGCGGAGCCGGGTGCCGCGGAGGAGCTGGAGCGGATCCGAACCCTGTTCGACGACTTGGAGCGCAAGCGTGATATTGCCGAATTTCTGGAACTGACGGAAGACGGCGAAGGTGTGCGGATTTTTATCGGTTCCGAGAACAAACTTTTTTCACTTTCGGGTTCCTCTTTGGTGGTGTCTCCCTATATGAACGCGGATCGGAAGATAATCGGCGCGGTGGGGGTGATCGGCCCGACGCGCCTGAACTACGGACGGATCGTGCCGATTGTGGACTATACGGCACAACTGGTCGGCAAGCTTTTGTCGGACCGGAGTTAG
- the rdgB gene encoding RdgB/HAM1 family non-canonical purine NTP pyrophosphatase encodes MTRKLEGGKLLVATHNQGKLNEIAEILAPYGVTVIGAGEMHLPEPEETEDTFVGNARIKAHAAAKATGLPALSDDSGITIDALNGAPGVYTADWAETPNGRDFKMAMTRANDELTAAGANAPRTAQFRCTLVVAWPDGHDEVFEGVMPGQLVWPIRGEHGFGYDPMFQPDGYKITCAEMDPAEKNKISHRGKALAHFVQGCFSG; translated from the coding sequence ATGACCCGCAAACTGGAAGGCGGCAAGCTGCTTGTCGCCACCCACAACCAGGGCAAGCTGAACGAGATTGCCGAAATCCTCGCCCCCTATGGCGTGACTGTGATCGGCGCCGGCGAGATGCACCTGCCGGAACCGGAAGAGACCGAAGACACCTTTGTTGGCAATGCCCGGATCAAGGCCCATGCCGCCGCCAAGGCCACCGGTCTCCCTGCCCTCTCCGATGACTCCGGCATCACCATCGACGCGCTGAACGGCGCCCCTGGTGTCTATACCGCCGACTGGGCCGAGACCCCGAACGGCCGGGACTTCAAGATGGCGATGACCCGCGCCAATGACGAGCTGACTGCGGCCGGGGCGAACGCGCCCCGCACTGCCCAATTCCGCTGCACCTTGGTCGTCGCCTGGCCCGACGGCCATGACGAGGTGTTTGAAGGCGTGATGCCGGGCCAGTTGGTCTGGCCGATCCGCGGCGAGCATGGTTTTGGTTATGACCCGATGTTCCAGCCCGACGGCTATAAAATCACCTGCGCCGAGATGGACCCGGCGGAGAAAAACAAGATCAGCCACCGCGGCAAGGCGTTGGCACACTTCGTGCAAGGCTGTTTCAGTGGATGA
- the rph gene encoding ribonuclease PH has protein sequence MRPSGRELNEMRPVSIETGFTKHAEGSCLIKVGDTHVLCTATIEDRVPPFIKGTGLGWVTAEYGMLPRATNTRMRREASSGKQGGRTVEIQRLIGRALRAGVDRVALGERQITVDCDVLQADGGTRCASITGGWVALRLAVNKLMKAGDVQIDPLVDPVSAVSCGIYAGQPILDLDYPEDSEAGVDGNFIMTGSGKLIEVQMSAEGSVFSRDQMDQLMDLAVKGTVELAEMQKAASK, from the coding sequence ATGCGACCCTCAGGACGAGAACTGAATGAAATGCGCCCCGTCTCGATCGAGACCGGCTTTACCAAACACGCCGAGGGCTCCTGCCTGATCAAGGTGGGCGACACTCATGTCCTGTGCACCGCCACTATCGAAGACCGCGTGCCGCCATTTATCAAGGGCACTGGTCTGGGCTGGGTCACCGCCGAATACGGCATGCTGCCGCGAGCCACCAACACCCGGATGCGCCGCGAAGCCTCCTCGGGCAAGCAAGGCGGCCGCACCGTGGAAATCCAGCGCCTGATCGGCCGCGCGCTGCGCGCAGGCGTAGACCGCGTTGCTTTGGGAGAACGGCAGATCACCGTCGACTGCGACGTGCTGCAGGCCGATGGCGGCACCCGCTGCGCCTCAATCACCGGCGGCTGGGTTGCGCTGCGCCTCGCGGTCAACAAGCTGATGAAAGCCGGCGACGTTCAGATCGACCCGCTGGTGGACCCGGTCTCTGCCGTTTCCTGCGGCATCTACGCCGGTCAGCCTATCCTCGATTTGGATTACCCCGAAGATTCCGAAGCTGGCGTCGATGGCAACTTCATCATGACCGGATCCGGCAAGCTGATCGAAGTGCAGATGTCTGCTGAAGGCTCCGTCTTCTCCCGCGATCAAATGGACCAGCTCATGGACCTGGCCGTCAAAGGCACTGTCGAACTTGCAGAGATGCAGAAGGCCGCGTCCAAATGA